The Chromatiales bacterium DNA segment GTCCGCAGGCGTGTGCAGTCGGCATTCGATGTCGTTGGTCTGGAGATCATGGACGACAGTCCGATGATCGACCCCGAGGGCAACCGGTCTTCCGTGCGGGACTACGCAACGGCAAACGAGGCCGCGTTCACGCCCACGCTGATCTTCTACGGCGCACAAGGGCGTCGCATGCTCAAGATCGTCGGCTACTATCCGGCGGAACGCTTCCGCGAGGTGCTCGACTATCTGGAGGGCGGACACTACGACCGCGAACCTTTGCGCCAGTATCTGGCGCGTGTTGAAGCCACCCCGCTTCCCGCGCCGACACCGATCATCCGCGACGACGAGCTGTTCGAGCGCCCACCGCACATGCTCGATCGCACGGCCTTCGCGGCGGAGCGTCCGCTCGTGGTGGTTTTCGAGTCTCCGGGCTGCGAGGCCTGCCAGCGCTTGCACGAGCGCGTTCTGTCAGACCGGTCGGTACGGCGCCTGATGACGGAGTTCGACAGCATTCAGCTGGATGCGACCGACACAGTCAGTCGCATCCGCACACCGGACGGCGGCTTGATGAGTCCGGCGCAGTGGTATGAGGCGCTGGGGCTCTCGTACAGTCCGGCCATCCTGTTTTTCGACCGCGACGGGCAGGAGGCCATGCGACTGGATTCCGAAACCCAGCGTTTCCGCATGGAAGGTACGCTGCAACTCGTGCTCGAAGGCGGTCACAAGCAGGACGCGCAACTGCAACGCTGGCGCTGGAAGAAGGCCGTACAGGTGTTCGACCAGAGCGCGCAGCGCTGATCCGACAGGCCCCGGAGCATTGGTCGTTTCAACCGCCGGCCAGGGCATGGCGTACGGCGCCACCTCAGGTGACCCGTAAACACGAATGCGGTAGCCTTGCCGCTCGCTCGATATAAAGGAAACTCTGATCAATTCAGAGTTTCCCGTGGCACAGGGACGTGCCACCATTTTCAATGTGCGCAAGCCATTGAAAATGTATGAAAACGAAAAACCGCGCTTTTTCGTTTTCGTCGCTCTGTTAATCTAGGATGGATTAATCAGAGCTTCCTAAACAAGGGGGACCCAGCGCCATGAACATCCTGAAATCATCCGCACGACTGTGTGCCGCGGCCGTTACGTTCTGCGCCGTCCTGCCGGTGTTCGCGGGGCCGGCCAACGGCGGCAACGGTGGCGCCGCCCTGATCATCTATGAGCCGACCTCGTTCGCCGTGCCTGCCTCCGGGGGTTACGTCCTTGTGGCCCTGGCGATGCTGCTTGCCGTGGTTGCGTTTCGCCTGCTGAAGCGCCCGACCGGCGAGCGTTCCGGCTTCTTCGTCATGGCGCTCGGCGTCACTGCGCTGGCGACGGGCTCCGGCGGCGTCAAGCTGATCAGCGACGCCCGTGCATCGCTCAACCTTTTGCTGGAGTTCAACTCCGGCGGGGCTTACCTTGTGCCGCCGTCCGACGTGCCGGTCTGCTGGACGGTCGAGAATGCCGCGCAGGTGCCGCATGCGATCACATCGATCCAGGCCCAGTCCGGCTACATGATCGGCAGCTGTGTGAACGGCGGCGCACCGGTCGGACCGGCGATCAACGGCGGGGCGGGCACCTATCGTGGAACCTGCGACGACAATCCGTCCACGAAGCTGCGCCCGGGCGACTTCTGCGACCTGCTCGCAGTGCCCGACGGCGACAGGTGACGGCCGTTGCGCGTGGCCCGCTGGGGCCTGCCTGAATTGGCTGGTCTCGCTCCGGCCAGAAACGACCCGGCCGCCGCGCCGGGTTTTTTCTTTGTGCCGCGTGTTGGACAATCGCGCATGGCGCAAGCAGCCAGGGCATCGATCCGAGTCACCCGGCAAGTCCATGACCTCCACGACTGACGAAACGCGGCCCGGTGTTGAACCGCTGTGCGTCGACATGGACGGGACCCTGGTGCAGACGGACCTTCTGTACGAGGCGCTGTTTTCCCTGCTGAAGTCGAGCCCGTCTTCGCTGTTCGCGTTGCCGGCGTGGCTGTACGGGGGCAAGGCCGCGCTCAAACACGAGATCGCCGCCCGCGTCGAGATCGACTACACGACGCTTCCCTATCAGCAGGAATTTCTCGAATACCTGCGTAACGAAAAGGCGCGCGGCCGGGAACTCGTTCTGGCAACGGCTGCAAATGCCACGCACGCAAATCGCGTCGCGGAACACCTGGGCCTGTTCGACGCCGTGCTCGCGAGCGGTCCGGATGTCAACCTGTCGGGATCACGCAAGCTGGAAGCGATTCGCGCACAGTGTCCCGGCGGATTCTCCTACGCCGGCAACACATCCGCCGACGTGCCGATATGGGAGGCCGCCCGCGAAATCGTCGCCGTGAACCCGAGCCTTGCGGCCCGCGGTGCGCTGCACGGCTTCTCGCGACCGATCCGGACTTTCACAACCGAAAAGCGCAACGGTCTGCGAGCGTTTCCGACCGCGATCCGTCTGCATCAGTGGGTCAAGAACCTGCTGGTGTTTGTGCCGGTGATCACGGCACACCAGCTGCTCGCGCACGGCACGCTCGCCACGGCGGCCACGGCGTTTGTGGTGTTCGGACTCTGTACGGCAAGCGTCTATTTACTCAATGACCTGCTGGATCTGCGCGAAGACCGCCTGCATGCCACGAAACGGCTTCGTCCGATCGCGGCCGGCCTGCTGTCGATTCAGCATGCCGTGTTCTACCTGTTCGCTCTGCTGGTGCTGGCCTTCGTAGGCGCCTGGCTGTTGCTGCCGGCCGGGTTCCTGTTGGTACTGCTGATCTACTACCTCCTGACCGTGGCGTACTCGCTCGCCCTGAAACGGCTCGCGCTGGTCGACATCATCACGCTTGCCGCGCTCTATACCCTGCGCATCATCGCCGGTGGCGTGGCGACCGGAATCGAGCTGTCGTTCTGGCTGCTGGCGTTCTCGATGTTCCTGTTCACCAGTCTCGCGCTGGCAAAGCGGTATACGGAAATTGCCCGGCTGAGTGGGCAGCAGGCATTGTCCGCACCCGGGCGCGGTTATCGTGTCGGGGATCTGGCCGCGCTCATGCACTTCGGGGTCGCCAGCGCGCAGACCTCGGTGTTGATTCTCGCGCTGTACCTGAACAGCGAGGCTGTTTCGGCGCTTTACACCGAGCCGCGCTGGCTATGGCTGCTTTGCCCGATCGTGATGTACCTGACCGCCCGTATCTGGTTGTTGGCGCACCGCGATGAGTTGAACGACGACCCCGTGCTGTTCGTGCTGCGCGATCGTCTCAGCCTCCTGCTCGGGGCGGCCGGGCTGGTGTTGGTCTGGCTTGGAAGCTGACAGGGCCTGATGGAAACATCCTGAATGGGTCAGGCTGGAACGGTTTGCATTCGACACCAGCGATCGCGATCATGAACACATGACCGCATCCATGGAACAACCGGCCGACCGGATCAACGGCATCGGTCCGGTCACGCTGGCGCGCCTGAACGATTTCGATCTGTACTCCGTCGCCGACCTGCTGCGGGTCAGCGTGGCGCGGTTGCAGCAGATCGTTGATGATCTCGCTTCGGACGCCGAATCCTACAACTGGCAACGACAGGCCGAGCTGTTGCAGATCGAAGGCGTGACGCCGGCGATGTCTGTTGCGCTGATTGCCGCGGGCGCAGATTCAATCGAGCGGCTCGCCGGCATGGGCGTCGATCAGTTTCTCGAAGCGTCCTCAGCCGGCGATCTGCTTGTCGAGCCCGCGGAGCGCACGGCCTTTGGGATCCTTCGCGAGGCGACCCGGCTGCACCACACCGGCCTCGTACGCGGAACGCTGCTCGACACCGACAGTCATCCGGTCGCCGGTGCCGAAGTCAGCATCGCATCGGTGCGCGGTGTGACCGATGCGCGCGGGCGTTTCAATCTCGTCGGCATTCCGGCCGCCGCCAGCCACATCCTGCTTGCCACGATGCCGGACGGTTCCGTTGCGCAGTTCACCGGGCCGTCAGTTTCGTTTGATCATCGCGCGATCAATCTGCCGGTTTTTCGGATAGGCCCCGAAAGCCTCGCGGCCAGCGAACTCGATGAATACGACGGCGATGTGGTCGAACTCGCGCATCTTCTGCCGGTCACCTCCAAGACCTACTCCGAAGCGGACCTGCGCGAGGGTGACGTGCTCACCGTCCAGCGCCTGTACAGCGACGGCATCCATGCAAAGCTGTACTCCGAGTTTGTCGCCGTGAGTCGGGGCCGGCAGCTGGTGCGCACCTACAAGGTCCGGCTCGAGTCGCTCGGCGAGGGGCCGGTGAACTGGCACGATCGGTTCCTTTGCAAGCGGGGCGCATTGCAGCGCTCGCGAATCACAAGCCGTTCCATGCCGACCATGCGTCGCTTTCGTCGCCTGCTCAAGGCCCATCCCGAGGTCGCCGGCCCGGTGACCGACAATGATGATTTGCAGAACCGCATCGCGTTGTTCAACGCGACCGACTGACGGAGTTCAGTATGAGTGACGACGTCCACGGCTACCGATTTGTCAGCACCGGCGGTGACGAGTTGTGCGACGCACGCGAGGGTACGTACACGAGCCAGCCCGCGCGGCCGCATCCGAACTGCAACTGCTCGATCGAGTCGATCGATACCCAGTGCTATTCCATCACCTACAACGGCTGGCACCATGCCTTCGTTCCGGGTAACGGCACGCTCGAGATCACCTATCACATCGAATATGAGATCACCTGCCATGACGGCAGCGGATATTCCGACGAAAAGACCGAAGACGTGGTCGTTCCGGATACCGACTACAAGGATGTCGTCGAAGGTCAGGCCGGCTGGGAAGCCGATCAGCTGCTGGATATCGAGGACGAGGCCGAAGAGTTCTGCAGGTGCGGTGAACCGCCTGCGAATATTTCCTAGCAGGCGGTTGAAATTCTCAGGAAGCTCTGATCAATCCGTCCCGGATTGCCAGAGCAGCGAAAACGAAAAAGTGTCATTTTTTGTTTTCTTTCATTCTCAACGGCTTGCAGCCGTGGAAGAAGTTCGAGAAAGCCCGCACGAAACACTCCGGACGTTCCGCGGTCGGAAATTCATTGTCGTCGGACGCCTGCATGCCGAGGACTATCGCAGGGCTGGCGATGCGAATCCGTACTTGACGGGACATGGGAGTCGCGCCGTCGGTCAGGACAGGGTCTGGATCCCGTGTTCGACATGGCCGCGATCATCCGTCCACTCGAGTTCGATGCGGTCACGGTCGCTGGCCTTGCGTAGCTCCAGTGCCAGGTAGGGATCGGCCGCGATGCCCCAGTTCCAGTCCGCGGAAAAGATCTCCGCGCCGTTACGCCGGATGCGAAGTTCGCGGATGTAATGACGCGCAATTCGCGCACCCGTGACGGTGTCCTTTCGTGCGCCGGTCTCCATCGGGTGCGCAAGCAGCAGCCGCAGTTCGGCCGTGTCGCCGCGGCGTCTGATGCGGAGTTTGTAGGCGGGCTTTGTGTCGTTCATGGTGTTCTCCTGTGGTGTCTGCCTTCAGCTACAGCCGCCGGAGGTAACCGTTACCATGCGTTCGGCCATCAGGAATCCGCTGTCGAGCTCGGCGAGCGCGATCACACGCCCGGTGCCGCCCATCTTGATGCGCGTCTTGACCACCGGAGCCAGTTCGGCGGAGAGCGCGAAGCGGGCAACGCCGGGGTTCTGGTTTTTCTCCGAGAACAGGTACAGCGCACGAACCCCGTCGAGCGTGCAGCGGATTTTGACCGGCACGCTGCGACCGTTCTCAGCGATCGCCGGGGCGTCGATCTCGACGCGCGGGTCGGGCCGGGGCGCCACGTCGCCGGTCACGGCGCGCATCGCGGCATCCAGGGATTCGGCCGCGAGCATCGTCTCGGTCGGTCCGGCGGTTGCGACCGGGGTGTACAGCAGGCCACCGAGACCCGGCAGGGTCAGGGCCAGCGAGCCGGCGGTGGTCTGAAGAAAGCTTCGGCGTTTCATGGCGGGTCTCCACTATGCTGTTCGTGAATCCGTTGTAGCGGCGAGCGCACGCGCGGTCTTAACGAAACGCGACTGTATTCATCACTTTTCTTTCACGAAGTTGAAAATCAGACACTTAACAGACTCGCGCCCGTGCGGGCGCGCGGGGTCTCATGGCTGAATCGGCCGCATCCGCTCGCGGCACAACGCTGCGAATCGGCGAGTGGACGGTCGACGCCGCGATGCTGAGCCTGCACCGCGACGACCGCACCGAGCGGCTCGAACCGAAGGTCATGGACGTGCTGCTGCTTTTGGCCAGGCAGCCGGGCACGGTCGTGACGCGTGACGACTTCGAGCGCGAGGTCTGGGGCGGTCGTTTTGTCGCCTATGGCGCGCTGGCGAACGCGATCGCGAAGCTGCGCCGGGTGCTCGGCGATGCCGGGCGCGACGGCGAGTACATCGAGACCGTGTCGAAGACCGGCTATCGGCTGGTCGCCGAGGTCCACGAGCTGTCGG contains these protein-coding regions:
- the soxZ gene encoding thiosulfate oxidation carrier complex protein SoxZ, coding for MNDTKPAYKLRIRRRGDTAELRLLLAHPMETGARKDTVTGARIARHYIRELRIRRNGAEIFSADWNWGIAADPYLALELRKASDRDRIELEWTDDRGHVEHGIQTLS
- a CDS encoding UbiA family prenyltransferase, translated to MTSTTDETRPGVEPLCVDMDGTLVQTDLLYEALFSLLKSSPSSLFALPAWLYGGKAALKHEIAARVEIDYTTLPYQQEFLEYLRNEKARGRELVLATAANATHANRVAEHLGLFDAVLASGPDVNLSGSRKLEAIRAQCPGGFSYAGNTSADVPIWEAAREIVAVNPSLAARGALHGFSRPIRTFTTEKRNGLRAFPTAIRLHQWVKNLLVFVPVITAHQLLAHGTLATAATAFVVFGLCTASVYLLNDLLDLREDRLHATKRLRPIAAGLLSIQHAVFYLFALLVLAFVGAWLLLPAGFLLVLLIYYLLTVAYSLALKRLALVDIITLAALYTLRIIAGGVATGIELSFWLLAFSMFLFTSLALAKRYTEIARLSGQQALSAPGRGYRVGDLAALMHFGVASAQTSVLILALYLNSEAVSALYTEPRWLWLLCPIVMYLTARIWLLAHRDELNDDPVLFVLRDRLSLLLGAAGLVLVWLGS
- a CDS encoding midcut-by-XrtH protein gives rise to the protein MNILKSSARLCAAAVTFCAVLPVFAGPANGGNGGAALIIYEPTSFAVPASGGYVLVALAMLLAVVAFRLLKRPTGERSGFFVMALGVTALATGSGGVKLISDARASLNLLLEFNSGGAYLVPPSDVPVCWTVENAAQVPHAITSIQAQSGYMIGSCVNGGAPVGPAINGGAGTYRGTCDDNPSTKLRPGDFCDLLAVPDGDR
- a CDS encoding DUF4332 domain-containing protein, with protein sequence MEQPADRINGIGPVTLARLNDFDLYSVADLLRVSVARLQQIVDDLASDAESYNWQRQAELLQIEGVTPAMSVALIAAGADSIERLAGMGVDQFLEASSAGDLLVEPAERTAFGILREATRLHHTGLVRGTLLDTDSHPVAGAEVSIASVRGVTDARGRFNLVGIPAAASHILLATMPDGSVAQFTGPSVSFDHRAINLPVFRIGPESLAASELDEYDGDVVELAHLLPVTSKTYSEADLREGDVLTVQRLYSDGIHAKLYSEFVAVSRGRQLVRTYKVRLESLGEGPVNWHDRFLCKRGALQRSRITSRSMPTMRRFRRLLKAHPEVAGPVTDNDDLQNRIALFNATD